One region of Salinirubrum litoreum genomic DNA includes:
- a CDS encoding DUF2150 family protein, with the protein MAEPEETFYTEERWQNWLTRVEDEDLDPENEDSARLLLNLQDDAAIAVAKILTAYDDGDLEQETALDELAEIREIVLSEVEFDDEEKLMLIDGVQTSLVCVFYAAEEYVHAGPSEEGSVVDYVHAAADAEAADDVDAALGYLVQAGTRIIDGEELDMAVAEEIEYGLVSEWLNGLDSLQSALSDPEVVEEDDG; encoded by the coding sequence ATGGCCGAGCCCGAAGAGACGTTCTACACCGAAGAACGCTGGCAGAACTGGCTCACGCGGGTCGAAGACGAAGACCTCGACCCCGAGAACGAAGACTCCGCGCGGCTCCTCCTGAACCTCCAGGACGACGCCGCCATCGCGGTCGCGAAGATCCTGACCGCCTACGACGACGGCGACTTAGAGCAGGAGACCGCCCTCGACGAACTGGCGGAGATTCGCGAGATCGTGCTCTCGGAAGTCGAGTTCGACGACGAGGAGAAACTCATGTTGATCGACGGCGTCCAGACGAGTCTCGTCTGTGTGTTCTACGCCGCCGAGGAGTACGTCCACGCAGGTCCGAGCGAGGAGGGGAGCGTGGTCGACTACGTCCACGCGGCCGCCGACGCCGAGGCGGCAGACGACGTGGACGCCGCGCTGGGCTACCTCGTGCAGGCCGGCACCCGCATCATCGACGGCGAGGAACTCGACATGGCGGTCGCCGAGGAGATCGAGTACGGACTCGTCTCCGAGTGGCTCAACGGACTCGACAGCCTCCAGAGCGCACTCTCCGACCCCGAGGTCGTCGAGGAAGACGACGGCTAA
- a CDS encoding DUF4112 domain-containing protein — translation MPSQRPPTTAVAQSDEPTTLVSQEARIAHLRELSRLFDSSIRVPGTDYRIGLDPILGLLPVLGDVPGATVSAYIVAEAAAMGVPRETLARMGVNLVLDATLGSLPVVGDLFDAVWKANERNVRLLTDRVDDPDAGTADRRFLLAVTAGLLVCLLAVGAATTLVALWLLAQAGITL, via the coding sequence GTGCCCAGTCAGCGCCCCCCGACGACCGCCGTGGCGCAGTCCGACGAGCCGACCACGCTCGTCTCCCAGGAGGCCCGCATCGCGCACCTCCGGGAGCTGAGCCGACTGTTCGACAGCTCCATCCGCGTGCCGGGGACCGACTACCGGATCGGGCTCGATCCGATCCTCGGCCTGCTCCCCGTCCTCGGTGACGTCCCCGGTGCGACGGTCTCGGCGTACATCGTCGCCGAGGCGGCCGCGATGGGCGTCCCGCGCGAGACGCTGGCCCGGATGGGTGTGAACCTCGTGCTGGACGCCACGCTCGGGTCGCTCCCGGTCGTCGGCGACCTGTTCGACGCGGTCTGGAAGGCCAACGAGCGCAACGTCCGCCTGCTCACCGACCGCGTCGACGACCCGGACGCCGGCACCGCCGACCGGCGGTTCCTGCTGGCCGTCACCGCCGGTCTGCTCGTCTGTCTGCTGGCGGTCGGTGCCGCGACGACGCTCGTCGCGCTGTGGCTCCTCGCGCAGGCCGGTATCACGCTGTAA
- a CDS encoding tRNA pseudouridine(54/55) synthase Pus10, translating into MTILDDARAVIADGPVCDACVGRVFADRSFGLTNAERGRSLRVAVALDDDDPFESVDVADCWVCEGYCDTFDEWAERCVESVGDAEFETYQVGTRTPPLIEENEVLLREGAGLPEDAGELFKSEFNREVGKRVGRLSDTEVEFGRPDVQFLLDLAEDEVETVINSAFVYGRYRKLERDIPQTTWPCSDCDGSGRDGRSTCETCGGSGLLYDESVEQLTAPLVEDVMDGVAATFHGAGREDVDALMLGTGRPFVIEVEEPRRRTVDVERLESDINAFADGKVEVEGLRLATYDMVERVKELDASKTYRAEVAFGERVIAEQLADAVAALDGATVEQYTPQRVDHRRANLTRTRIVHSISAELTDDHHATVEVHGEGGLYIKELISGDDGRTEPSLAGVLGVAAEVTALDVLAVEGEDEPFEDEAYFR; encoded by the coding sequence ATGACCATCCTCGACGACGCGCGGGCCGTCATCGCCGACGGGCCGGTGTGTGACGCCTGCGTGGGCCGGGTGTTCGCGGATCGGAGTTTCGGACTGACGAACGCGGAGCGCGGTCGCTCGCTCCGGGTCGCGGTCGCACTCGACGACGACGACCCCTTCGAGTCGGTCGACGTCGCCGACTGCTGGGTGTGTGAGGGCTACTGCGACACGTTCGACGAGTGGGCCGAACGCTGTGTCGAGTCGGTCGGCGACGCCGAGTTCGAGACGTACCAGGTCGGGACGCGCACCCCGCCGCTGATCGAGGAGAACGAGGTCCTCCTGCGGGAGGGCGCGGGCCTCCCGGAGGACGCCGGGGAACTGTTCAAGTCGGAGTTCAACCGCGAGGTCGGCAAGCGGGTCGGGCGACTCTCGGACACCGAAGTCGAGTTCGGTCGCCCCGACGTGCAGTTTCTGCTCGATTTAGCCGAGGACGAGGTGGAGACGGTGATCAACTCGGCGTTCGTCTACGGGCGCTACCGCAAACTGGAGCGGGACATCCCGCAGACGACGTGGCCCTGCTCGGACTGTGACGGCAGTGGCCGGGACGGCCGGAGCACCTGTGAGACCTGCGGCGGGTCGGGCCTACTGTACGACGAGAGCGTCGAGCAACTGACCGCGCCGCTCGTGGAAGACGTGATGGACGGCGTGGCGGCGACGTTCCACGGCGCGGGCCGGGAGGACGTCGACGCGCTGATGCTCGGGACGGGTCGTCCGTTCGTGATCGAAGTGGAGGAACCCCGCAGGCGGACGGTGGACGTGGAACGACTGGAGTCGGACATCAACGCCTTCGCCGACGGGAAAGTCGAGGTCGAGGGACTCCGCCTGGCGACCTACGACATGGTGGAGCGCGTGAAAGAACTCGACGCCAGCAAGACCTACCGGGCGGAGGTGGCCTTCGGCGAGCGCGTGATTGCCGAACAGTTGGCCGACGCGGTCGCGGCGCTGGACGGCGCGACGGTCGAGCAGTACACGCCCCAGCGCGTGGACCACCGCCGGGCGAACCTGACCCGGACGCGGATCGTGCATTCGATCTCGGCGGAACTGACCGACGACCACCACGCGACCGTCGAGGTCCACGGCGAGGGTGGGCTCTACATCAAGGAACTGATCTCGGGTGACGACGGGCGAACCGAGCCGAGTCTCGCCGGGGTACTCGGTGTCGCGGCCGAGGTGACGGCACTGGACGTACTGGCCGTGGAGGGCGAGGACGAACCGTTCGAGGACGAGGCGTACTTCCGGTGA
- a CDS encoding PKD domain-containing protein, with translation MRFRDDQRGVTVQVGAVLLLGIIVISLSIYQVQVVPAQNEQAEFDHSQAVQTDLQETRNAILGTAGDGTGDPTAVQLGTRYPARAVFVNPPPVSGSLRTEDAGQVRIENVQAVNPETDDYWNANTRTFDTDRLVYSADYSVYDNAPTTVYANSVVYNHFENTNAVTLTDERLLDDRTISLVALDGRLSASRTDTVTVDPQAVSASTRTVAVENDGGPVTITVPTDLSEQEWEALLEDEYATNGGAILDGDANVTVASGELTVTLEPGVYRLRLAKVGVGTNVAGTSPAYLTTVDSPETTTPGTTQQFTVEVRDGYDNPISGETVEATVDRGTVSPVASSVSDEDGRVTFEYTAPSGVGDGDVQIDVSYDDPTRGSFAGGNPQDIAYTVDVESAGGGGGGPTRTDLRVSDFDSSSGDIGNTEWQVGSGSGGVRTDTTNSGTYAMYVGGNSPSGSDVRTTVDTSGYDRIEIGYWLREGDGGSGPEAEDTNGPESLVVEYRNADDDWVQLDRFNVSEGYPRYERLHEIQLSNAFHADFALRFRQLHGDADGDRWYVDDVRIVGVGTGGGGGGGGGGGGSNSAPTASFGFDPTTPTAGEQVDFDAGGSSDSDGSIASYEWDWTNDGTYEGSGRTASHTYSSSGTYTVELRVTDDDGATDTATQQVDVGSAGSAQVSPAEFVDDDGSTEAGENSSLPPASPVGDVRGFQNLDTDSNNNQVGEFVEGPTKATGNPQFGTAVGLSAEDIATAGSHDLVLGDFRTSGEEFTLTPVYENGTAIAGSYSLTSTSLTTRRITLSQTASNYIDRTGRIYFVVEDTKQGGDGSEDRIRIDYIRVEAN, from the coding sequence ATGCGCTTCCGGGACGACCAACGAGGGGTGACGGTTCAGGTCGGTGCCGTCCTCCTGCTTGGCATCATCGTCATCTCGCTGTCTATCTACCAGGTGCAGGTCGTCCCGGCACAGAACGAGCAGGCCGAGTTCGACCACAGTCAGGCGGTCCAGACCGACCTCCAGGAGACGAGAAACGCGATTCTCGGCACCGCCGGCGACGGGACCGGCGATCCGACTGCCGTCCAACTCGGGACGCGCTACCCGGCCCGCGCGGTCTTCGTCAACCCGCCGCCGGTCTCGGGGAGCCTCCGCACCGAAGACGCCGGCCAAGTCCGGATCGAGAACGTGCAGGCCGTGAACCCCGAGACCGACGACTATTGGAACGCGAACACCCGCACCTTCGACACCGACCGACTCGTCTACAGTGCCGACTACTCGGTCTACGACAACGCGCCGACGACGGTGTACGCCAACTCGGTCGTCTACAACCACTTCGAGAACACGAACGCGGTCACGCTGACCGACGAGCGACTGCTCGACGACCGGACGATCAGCCTCGTCGCACTCGACGGGCGACTCTCGGCGTCCCGGACCGACACCGTCACCGTGGACCCGCAGGCCGTCAGCGCCAGCACGCGCACCGTCGCGGTCGAGAACGACGGCGGTCCCGTGACGATCACGGTGCCGACCGACCTCTCCGAGCAGGAGTGGGAGGCACTGCTCGAAGACGAGTACGCGACGAACGGCGGGGCGATTCTCGACGGCGACGCGAACGTCACGGTCGCCTCGGGCGAACTCACCGTCACACTCGAACCGGGCGTCTACCGCCTGCGTCTGGCGAAGGTCGGCGTCGGCACGAACGTCGCGGGCACGAGTCCGGCGTACCTCACGACGGTCGACTCCCCCGAGACGACGACCCCCGGCACGACCCAGCAGTTCACCGTCGAGGTGCGCGACGGCTACGACAACCCGATCAGTGGTGAGACGGTCGAGGCAACCGTCGACCGGGGGACGGTGTCGCCGGTCGCGTCGTCGGTGTCAGACGAGGACGGTCGCGTCACCTTCGAGTACACCGCCCCCTCGGGTGTCGGCGACGGCGACGTGCAGATCGACGTGAGCTACGACGACCCGACGCGTGGGAGTTTCGCGGGTGGGAACCCACAGGACATCGCGTACACCGTCGACGTGGAGTCGGCGGGCGGCGGTGGCGGCGGGCCGACCAGAACCGACCTCCGGGTGTCGGACTTCGACAGTAGTTCCGGCGACATCGGCAACACCGAGTGGCAGGTCGGCAGTGGCTCCGGCGGCGTCAGGACCGACACGACGAACTCCGGCACCTACGCGATGTACGTCGGTGGCAACTCACCGAGCGGGAGCGACGTCCGGACGACGGTCGACACGAGCGGGTACGACCGCATCGAGATCGGCTACTGGCTCCGCGAAGGCGACGGGGGAAGCGGACCGGAAGCGGAGGACACGAACGGCCCGGAGTCGCTCGTCGTCGAGTACCGGAACGCCGACGACGACTGGGTCCAACTCGATCGGTTCAACGTCAGTGAGGGGTACCCCCGGTACGAACGTCTCCACGAGATTCAACTGTCGAACGCGTTCCACGCCGACTTCGCGCTCCGCTTCCGCCAACTCCACGGCGACGCCGACGGCGACCGCTGGTACGTCGACGACGTGCGCATCGTCGGTGTCGGCACCGGCGGCGGTGGCGGTGGAGGCGGCGGTGGCGGCGGGTCCAACAGCGCTCCGACCGCGTCGTTCGGTTTCGATCCGACCACACCGACCGCCGGCGAGCAGGTGGACTTCGACGCAGGCGGGTCGTCGGACTCCGACGGTTCGATCGCGAGCTACGAGTGGGACTGGACGAACGACGGGACCTACGAGGGAAGCGGCCGGACGGCGAGTCACACCTACTCCTCGTCGGGCACCTACACCGTCGAACTCCGGGTGACGGACGACGACGGGGCGACCGACACCGCGACCCAGCAGGTGGACGTCGGATCGGCTGGCTCCGCGCAGGTTTCCCCGGCCGAGTTCGTGGATGACGATGGTTCGACCGAAGCCGGCGAAAACAGCAGTCTCCCACCGGCCAGTCCGGTCGGTGACGTACGCGGATTCCAGAATCTCGACACGGACTCGAACAACAACCAAGTTGGTGAGTTCGTCGAGGGACCGACGAAAGCCACCGGAAACCCACAGTTCGGGACAGCAGTTGGCCTCTCGGCAGAGGACATCGCAACCGCCGGGAGCCACGATCTCGTCCTCGGTGATTTCCGAACTTCTGGCGAGGAGTTCACTCTCACGCCGGTCTACGAGAACGGAACCGCTATCGCCGGAAGTTACAGCCTGACGAGTACGTCGTTGACGACTCGCAGAATCACGCTCTCACAGACCGCCTCGAACTACATCGACCGCACCGGTCGAATCTACTTCGTCGTGGAGGACACGAAACAGGGTGGCGACGGGAGCGAAGACCGGATCAGGATCGACTACATCCGCGTCGAGGCGAACTGA
- a CDS encoding S8 family serine peptidase — translation MRQPSATPDRTDAGQPLSPLLVLCVTLWLVTAPVAGVVAPAATPATGTPSVLDPAPTAGNDAGVGAAGNDAGLPPGTVTPDPNQSAIAPAPGPDPHTLDASDYVSAPVNVTLVTGTTVTVVPRPNESTYRVHGTADTETVHTDRGTYVFPTETDLSAFDRALFNVDLLVAQNLTDAETDSIPVIVTGAGGDGRVGADSTTATAGVRTATSGVEGVSVGRSLPSIGAVAGRIDTSASGQPTTVTTDRRAVGTTDAGAATTTVSPAESLGSTDAVGRVYLDQQVQPHLDNAVNVTGTYRARRQFDVSGEGVRVAVLDTGIDDTHPDLDDAVVAERDFTGEGLQNDPVGHGTHVAGIVAGDGTASDGDYVGYAPDASLLNARVLGTDGGSVSDVIAGVEWAVAENADVVSMSLGADAWAPSDPLTRAVENATDDGVTVVVSAGNDGSYGSETIGTPGIAESAITVGATDDADRLTAFSSRGPTPYAERVKPDLVAPGEGINSTCSPERGDDCVDTETPYVSKSGTSMSAPGVSGVAALLEEQEDDDGDAKTDLSPAETKARLVTSTDRLSGYTVYQTGSGRLNATRALESDLRLSDGTIDVGAVVGENETATVTITNTGDDTVLLPVELVVTDEAGESRPAGAATNVSGDSILLGAGASKTVGVEVDAGATAGTYSARLQFGDDGNHPAERRTVSLGWQTAIKTVTVEKRAASGEPSDVWSDELRVIGQDTDVSRSGWVSQTDTLSFDVPIGTYTLASWGTDETTGQPVLLARTATVDADTTTLTLSENETVTYGFDGSNLAPETVDTIGVFGGISHGSTPGYTWTQPSQRASSIRVSAGSNVRATLGVLAVGKDRYDYTETDLGDGSAYSLGFYTDGVDGPETFAPGESSLSTLNYTLYRGGPTAQYRFETGGFAASDAAVESLGASVGDTRRLELRTNHDDGQYHEVENVDAGADDSWAYSLFGDGVVPTNTAETTVNERPFTTTVDWTFDDTDGRLTVVGEALSEQGAHRTELRGLDGRVRVSKNGEVVERGDLLGGFSFDVDRTAGLGDTYRVSVRTNGSLRRSGPRATTTLEGTNYPDADGTPPSVERLDVPALGLNGGVPAERVALNLTLSDAGEKTAGVADVQVRYAPGDVATAAWENGTPTDAWQTAPVGEVGGPTTQTATLDLREFRAERVSIAVRVSDGNGNYVVHHAYDSLAVGRYTGDTAPPRPSLSGRIENATGPVSTNDSVLYYEDGRGSRLDAVVTNETGRFEATPDNGTVALTYLQTNYPATTPRDADGSVDRSGRFWEKRFARDGTPDVYSLGERRVDGPTDLGETVTLPEAGTLNVSVVNESGAPVEGAVVVVQHHAPDGSATASWRNDTDADGLFQNYATVRPGVELHGDVTITVVPPDDDGYVNRRYSRALTMDAGDERIEVVLAENTTITGRIETPDGSASSDDVVSVWNESGDDYEFDRTAADGGFAVTNVSPGEYGLYVLPEVDDGDGPEVAPRDGVVDFYTPGLVDATDDVDTGTTTLPRGHVLNVSVVDAWGDPSPDERVVVTHTNGGANLSVGYTTDEQGRLLADDDGTLGVEVPREVTVSPADENYAPVGETRSLTVTEDRTVSVVVPGTADSPLTVRATPTEATVGDPIRATLTRSRDGAPVSGTVEVNGTTHETGPDGAVNVTLNGAGSYLIEGETELETGRVVRDSVRVEVESGGGGGGGGGGGGGGGGTPIPPAGIVDVRQTDAGALVTAEKVKGGRLIRNLLPNVASDDVTVEQFAFKLTEDDRRFTAEFTASNEVPADTGAPALDDSLGYLRVETGGLTDAHVDNAKFRFEVARSAMDDLGAGPAEVQLYRYHDGEWQAVETRHASGTTFVGVTPGFSVFAIGVQSQDTGTQTATATPTPTATESSQGTTASADSPTPESTETTGPGFGPAVSLVALLAVTLLARSVRRRD, via the coding sequence ATGCGACAACCTTCTGCGACGCCCGACCGAACCGACGCGGGACAGCCACTCTCGCCGCTACTCGTTCTCTGCGTGACGCTCTGGCTCGTCACGGCACCGGTCGCGGGTGTCGTCGCACCGGCGGCGACGCCGGCCACCGGGACGCCCTCGGTACTCGATCCGGCACCGACCGCCGGCAACGACGCTGGCGTCGGCGCGGCCGGCAACGACGCCGGTCTCCCGCCGGGGACCGTCACCCCCGACCCGAACCAGTCGGCCATCGCACCCGCACCCGGTCCCGACCCGCACACACTCGACGCGAGCGACTACGTCTCCGCCCCGGTGAACGTCACGCTCGTCACCGGAACGACGGTGACCGTCGTCCCCCGACCGAACGAGAGCACGTATCGCGTCCACGGGACCGCCGACACCGAGACCGTTCACACCGACCGTGGGACCTACGTCTTCCCGACGGAGACCGACCTGTCGGCGTTCGACCGTGCACTGTTCAACGTCGACCTGCTGGTCGCCCAGAACCTCACGGACGCCGAGACCGACTCGATTCCGGTCATCGTGACCGGTGCCGGCGGCGACGGCCGCGTCGGTGCCGACTCGACCACCGCGACCGCAGGTGTCCGCACCGCGACGAGCGGCGTCGAGGGCGTCAGCGTCGGCCGCTCGTTGCCGAGCATCGGCGCAGTCGCGGGGCGGATCGACACGTCCGCGTCGGGACAGCCCACGACCGTCACGACCGACAGACGGGCGGTCGGCACGACCGATGCAGGCGCGGCGACCACGACCGTCTCGCCCGCCGAGTCCCTCGGGTCGACCGACGCGGTCGGTCGCGTCTACCTCGACCAGCAGGTCCAGCCACACCTCGACAACGCGGTGAACGTCACCGGCACCTACCGCGCCCGCCGGCAGTTCGACGTGAGCGGCGAGGGCGTCCGGGTCGCGGTGCTGGACACCGGCATCGACGACACCCACCCCGACCTCGACGACGCGGTCGTCGCCGAGCGGGACTTCACCGGCGAGGGCCTGCAGAACGACCCGGTCGGCCACGGAACCCACGTCGCGGGCATCGTGGCCGGTGACGGGACCGCCAGCGACGGCGACTACGTCGGCTACGCGCCGGACGCGAGCCTCCTCAACGCGCGCGTCCTCGGTACCGACGGCGGGTCCGTCTCCGACGTGATCGCCGGTGTCGAGTGGGCGGTCGCGGAAAACGCCGACGTCGTCTCGATGAGTCTCGGTGCGGACGCGTGGGCACCCTCCGACCCCCTGACGCGGGCGGTCGAGAACGCGACCGACGACGGCGTGACCGTCGTCGTCTCGGCGGGCAACGACGGCTCCTACGGGTCTGAGACGATCGGCACGCCGGGCATCGCCGAGTCGGCGATCACGGTCGGCGCGACAGACGACGCCGACCGACTGACCGCCTTCTCCTCGCGCGGACCGACGCCGTACGCCGAGCGCGTGAAACCCGATCTCGTCGCGCCGGGCGAGGGGATCAACAGCACCTGCTCGCCGGAGCGCGGGGACGACTGCGTGGACACCGAGACGCCCTACGTCTCGAAGTCCGGGACGAGCATGTCCGCACCGGGCGTCAGCGGCGTGGCCGCCCTGCTCGAAGAGCAGGAGGACGACGACGGCGACGCGAAGACGGATCTCTCGCCCGCCGAGACGAAGGCCCGACTCGTCACCAGCACCGACCGCCTGTCCGGCTACACGGTCTACCAGACCGGCAGTGGTCGCCTGAACGCGACCCGCGCACTCGAGTCCGACCTCCGACTGAGCGACGGGACGATCGACGTGGGAGCGGTCGTCGGCGAGAACGAGACCGCGACCGTGACGATCACCAACACCGGCGACGACACCGTACTCCTGCCGGTCGAACTGGTCGTGACGGACGAGGCCGGCGAGTCCCGACCCGCAGGCGCGGCGACGAACGTCTCCGGCGACAGCATCCTGCTCGGTGCCGGCGCGTCGAAGACGGTCGGGGTCGAGGTGGACGCCGGTGCGACCGCGGGCACCTACTCCGCCCGCCTACAGTTCGGCGACGACGGGAACCACCCGGCCGAGCGTCGGACCGTCAGTCTCGGCTGGCAGACCGCGATCAAGACCGTGACGGTCGAGAAGCGCGCCGCCAGCGGTGAGCCCTCCGACGTGTGGTCCGACGAACTCCGCGTGATCGGACAGGACACGGACGTCAGCAGAAGCGGGTGGGTCTCTCAGACCGACACGCTCTCGTTCGACGTACCGATCGGCACCTACACGCTCGCGTCGTGGGGAACCGACGAGACGACCGGTCAGCCGGTGTTGCTGGCCCGAACCGCGACAGTCGACGCGGACACGACGACCCTGACCCTCTCGGAGAACGAAACCGTCACCTACGGGTTCGACGGTTCGAACCTCGCGCCCGAGACGGTCGACACGATCGGTGTCTTCGGCGGCATCTCGCACGGTTCGACGCCGGGCTACACGTGGACACAGCCGAGCCAGCGTGCGTCGTCGATCCGCGTCAGCGCCGGGTCGAACGTGCGGGCGACCCTGGGCGTCCTCGCGGTCGGGAAAGACAGGTACGACTACACGGAGACCGACCTCGGCGACGGCTCGGCGTACAGTCTCGGCTTCTACACCGACGGCGTGGACGGGCCCGAGACGTTCGCGCCGGGGGAGTCGTCGCTCTCGACGCTGAACTACACGCTGTACCGTGGCGGGCCGACCGCCCAGTACCGCTTCGAGACGGGCGGATTCGCGGCGAGCGACGCGGCCGTCGAATCGCTCGGCGCGAGCGTCGGGGACACACGTCGACTCGAACTGCGAACCAACCACGACGACGGGCAGTACCACGAGGTCGAGAACGTCGACGCCGGCGCGGACGACTCGTGGGCGTACTCGCTCTTCGGAGACGGGGTCGTTCCGACGAACACGGCGGAGACGACGGTCAACGAGCGACCGTTCACCACGACCGTCGACTGGACGTTCGACGACACCGACGGGCGACTGACGGTCGTCGGCGAGGCGCTGTCGGAGCAGGGCGCGCACCGCACGGAACTCCGCGGTCTCGACGGCCGTGTCCGTGTCAGCAAGAACGGTGAGGTCGTCGAACGCGGCGATCTGCTCGGCGGGTTCTCCTTCGACGTGGACCGCACTGCGGGACTCGGCGACACCTACCGCGTCTCGGTCAGGACGAACGGGTCGCTCCGCCGGTCCGGCCCGCGCGCGACGACGACCCTCGAAGGCACGAACTACCCCGACGCCGACGGGACGCCGCCGAGTGTCGAACGACTCGACGTGCCCGCCCTCGGCCTGAACGGCGGTGTGCCGGCCGAACGAGTCGCGCTGAACCTCACGCTGTCGGACGCCGGCGAGAAGACGGCCGGCGTGGCGGACGTGCAGGTGCGGTACGCGCCCGGCGACGTGGCGACGGCGGCGTGGGAGAACGGCACGCCGACCGACGCGTGGCAGACCGCGCCCGTCGGCGAGGTCGGCGGGCCGACGACCCAGACCGCGACGCTCGACCTGCGGGAGTTCCGGGCCGAGCGCGTGAGCATCGCGGTCCGCGTGAGTGACGGCAACGGGAACTACGTCGTCCACCACGCGTACGACAGCCTCGCGGTCGGTCGGTACACGGGCGACACGGCACCGCCGCGACCCAGCCTCTCGGGGCGGATCGAGAACGCGACCGGTCCCGTCTCGACCAACGACAGCGTCCTGTACTACGAGGACGGACGCGGGAGTCGACTCGACGCCGTCGTGACGAACGAGACCGGCAGGTTCGAGGCGACGCCCGACAACGGGACGGTCGCGTTGACCTACCTCCAGACGAACTACCCGGCGACGACGCCGCGCGACGCCGACGGGAGCGTGGACCGCTCGGGCCGGTTCTGGGAGAAGCGGTTCGCCCGCGACGGGACGCCGGACGTCTACTCGCTCGGCGAGCGTCGGGTCGACGGCCCGACCGACCTCGGCGAGACCGTCACGCTCCCCGAGGCCGGGACGCTGAACGTCTCGGTCGTGAACGAGAGCGGCGCACCGGTCGAGGGCGCCGTCGTCGTCGTCCAGCACCACGCGCCGGACGGGAGCGCGACCGCGAGCTGGCGCAACGACACCGACGCCGACGGCCTGTTCCAGAACTACGCGACCGTCCGGCCGGGTGTCGAACTCCACGGCGACGTGACGATCACGGTGGTCCCGCCGGACGACGACGGCTACGTGAATCGGCGCTACAGCCGAGCGTTGACGATGGACGCCGGCGACGAGCGAATCGAGGTCGTGCTGGCGGAGAACACCACGATCACCGGGCGTATCGAGACGCCCGACGGAAGCGCCTCCAGCGACGACGTCGTCTCCGTCTGGAACGAGTCGGGCGACGACTACGAGTTCGACCGGACCGCCGCCGACGGCGGGTTCGCGGTGACGAACGTCTCGCCGGGCGAGTACGGCCTGTACGTCCTCCCGGAGGTGGACGACGGTGACGGTCCCGAGGTCGCACCGCGTGACGGCGTGGTCGACTTCTACACGCCCGGACTGGTGGACGCGACCGACGACGTGGACACGGGGACGACGACGCTCCCGCGCGGCCACGTGCTGAACGTGTCGGTCGTGGACGCGTGGGGTGACCCGTCACCCGACGAGCGAGTCGTCGTCACCCACACCAACGGCGGGGCGAACCTGAGCGTCGGCTACACGACCGACGAGCAGGGGCGACTCCTCGCGGACGACGACGGGACGCTCGGGGTCGAGGTTCCCCGCGAGGTCACTGTCTCTCCCGCCGACGAGAACTACGCTCCGGTGGGCGAGACGCGCTCGCTGACCGTGACCGAGGACCGGACCGTCTCGGTCGTGGTGCCCGGAACGGCCGACAGCCCGTTGACGGTCCGTGCGACACCGACCGAGGCGACCGTCGGCGACCCGATCCGAGCCACGCTGACCCGGAGCCGTGACGGCGCGCCCGTTTCCGGCACGGTCGAGGTGAACGGGACGACCCACGAGACCGGGCCGGACGGCGCGGTGAACGTCACGCTGAACGGTGCCGGGAGCTACCTGATCGAGGGCGAGACCGAACTCGAGACCGGCCGCGTCGTCCGCGACTCCGTCCGCGTCGAAGTCGAGTCCGGTGGTGGCGGCGGCGGCGGGGGCGGGGGCGGCGGTGGTGGCGGAGGGACCCCGATTCCGCCGGCCGGTATCGTCGACGTGCGGCAGACCGACGCGGGTGCGCTGGTCACCGCCGAGAAGGTGAAGGGTGGCCGACTCATCCGGAACCTCCTGCCGAACGTGGCGAGCGACGACGTGACGGTCGAACAGTTCGCGTTCAAACTGACCGAGGACGACCGGCGGTTCACTGCCGAGTTCACCGCGAGCAACGAGGTGCCCGCCGACACGGGCGCGCCAGCGTTGGACGACTCGCTCGGCTACCTGCGCGTCGAGACCGGCGGCCTGACCGACGCGCACGTGGACAACGCGAAGTTCCGGTTCGAGGTCGCCCGGTCGGCGATGGACGACCTCGGCGCAGGCCCCGCAGAGGTGCAGTTGTACCGCTACCACGACGGCGAGTGGCAGGCGGTCGAGACCCGCCACGCGAGCGGGACGACCTTCGTCGGCGTGACGCCGGGCTTCTCGGTGTTCGCCATCGGCGTCCAGTCGCAGGACACCGGTACGCAGACCGCGACCGCGACGCCGACGCCGACCGCGACCGAGTCGTCACAGGGGACGACCGCGAGCGCCGACTCCCCGACGCCGGAGTCGACCGAGACGACCGGTCCGGGCTTCGGTCCGGCGGTCTCGCTGGTCGCGCTCCTGGCGGTGACACTGCTCGCCCGGTCGGTGCGTCGACGGGACTGA